A genomic window from Candidatus Kouleothrix ribensis includes:
- a CDS encoding biotin transporter BioY, with the protein MTLAQRLAPRHGLLAQPLVRNSVLALAGTALLALCARLSFPIPTTPVPVTMQTFAVLLLSALYGPRLGAATMLLYLAEGLAGLPVFSAGRSAWSPSSVPGLPVIVGPTAGYLLSWPLVALLVGALAERGWDRSVRSALPAMLLGSLVILLCGFAWLAAATWVLSGSVHVTALLAASVLPFLPGDAIKLVLAALALPGGWALLRDRS; encoded by the coding sequence ATGACGCTGGCCCAGCGGCTGGCCCCACGCCATGGCCTGCTGGCCCAGCCGCTTGTGCGCAATAGCGTGCTGGCGCTGGCCGGCACGGCGCTGCTGGCGCTGTGTGCGCGGCTCAGCTTCCCGATCCCCACCACGCCCGTGCCGGTCACAATGCAGACGTTTGCGGTGCTGCTGCTGAGCGCGCTGTATGGCCCGCGGCTGGGCGCGGCGACCATGCTGCTCTACCTGGCCGAGGGGCTGGCCGGGCTGCCGGTGTTCTCGGCCGGGCGCAGCGCCTGGAGCCCGAGCAGCGTGCCGGGGCTGCCGGTGATCGTCGGGCCAACCGCAGGGTACCTGCTGTCGTGGCCGCTGGTGGCGCTGCTGGTCGGGGCGCTGGCCGAGCGCGGCTGGGATCGCTCGGTGCGCTCGGCGCTGCCGGCGATGCTGCTGGGCAGCCTGGTGATCCTGCTGTGCGGCTTCGCCTGGCTGGCCGCTGCCACCTGGGTATTAAGCGGTAGTGTGCATGTAACGGCGCTGCTGGCGGCGAGCGTGCTGCCGTTCCTGCCCGGCGACGCGATCAAGCTGGTGCTGGCGGCGCTGGCGCTGCCGGGTGGCTGGGCGCTGCTGCGCGACCGCAGCTAA